The following DNA comes from Erigeron canadensis isolate Cc75 chromosome 3, C_canadensis_v1, whole genome shotgun sequence.
ttgagttttaaatgcacttttcattgatataacttttatcaaccaATATATAGTGCagacaaagatatttacggtcaaagtcagAAAAAAAAGACTCGACCAGTCAAAAATAGAAcatttaaaatgggacggagggtaAATCTGTGGTGTTCTCAtaaaatttgtatatgtatCCAAGAAAGATTTGAAATTACTCAATATAGTGCTTTTATGTAAAATTATTTGCTAACATTGGGTAACAAGCTTCATGATTTACATCCAAAAAGGGCTTAGCTATTATGAAGTTTATGATGTAAATCCGCAAAGTTTGTCAAAGTTTATTAGCAGTGAAAACTGATGAAATATATGGCAGCTTAGCTTTGGTAAAAATTGAGCATGTGACTGTTTACTAGCATTCACTTATAAGTTGTCCTGCCTATATGAAAGCTTGTCTTTTGAGCGTTTTCGGGGTGCAACTAAAATCTGTTAACCAAAATAGAAATCACACTGAACTTTGTTCTTTTTATACGCAAATTACTTCCGTTTCACAATGAGTAGTTGTTTCTCTCcatgagatgaagaagatgattttattgaatatatacAGGGAGACTCGACTCCAATGTAAAGCAGAGTGGTGATATTTTGATTAATGGATTCAAGAAAAGACTAGCATATGGAACATCGGTGAGtgaaatatgtaaaaaaaatataactacaTTTTGCTAAACACATGGCCTTATTTATAGTGAATAGCACTAATTAAGAGAATAGGGTGTCATTCAAATATGAATTATGATTTTTGAATAcacgcaggcttatgtaactcAAGACGATACACTCATTACAACACTTACTGTCCGAGAAAGTGTCTACTATTCTGCACAACTCCAGCTACCAAATTCCATGTCAAAGGCCGAAAAAAGGGAGAGAGCTGAAATGACCATAAGAGAGATGGGACTTCAAGATTCTATGGACACGAGGATTGGAGGAGGTTGGGGAGCTAAAGGCCTAAGTGGAGGCCAAAAAAGACGAGTTAGCATCTGTATTGAGATCATAACTCGTCCTAAGCTTCTGTTCCTTGATGAACCGACGAGTGGCCTTGATAGTGCCGCCTCATACTACGTGATGAGCAGGATTGCAAGGCTTGATCATCACCAAGGCAGGACCATCATTGCATCCATACACCAACCTAGCACTGAAGTGTTTGGGCTTTTCCATAATCTTTGCCTACTTTCTTCTGGTAAAACAGTTTATTTCGGGCCCACAAGCTGTGCAAATGAAGTAATTAAACTGAACATATACTcttcaatctttatatatatggttttcttTAGCAAAAACACGAATTTATTCAGATAATCAGCTAATTTATCTTGTTTAATTAATGCAGTTTTTCGCTTCAAATGGCTTTCCTTGTCCCACTTTCCAGAATCCATCAGATCACTTTCTAAAAACAATAAACAAGGATTTCGATGAGGTAAAATCATTGCCAAACGCAGTTTTTACACTATTAATATTGATTATTGTATGTGATTCAAACTTCAAAGAATATCGCTGTTAAATTTTATAGGATATGGAAGGCTCAAACAGAAGGATATCTACCGAGGAAGTAATTAGTACCTTAACAAATTCATACGAGTCATCTGTGGCCAGTGAAGAAGCTAAGAATAGAGTTGCTGATATATGCAAGAAGGTGAGCTAAGATGCAATCGAATGATTGTAACAACTATATATAAGTGAAGATGAATAATTTCATGAGAATTTTTCAGGGAGATGGAACAGTAGAGATAAAGAAAAACCATGCTAGTTTTTCAACTCAATGCTTTGTACTCAGCAGGCGGTCTTTCATCAATATGTACCGAGATCTTGGCTACTACTGGTTGCGGCTTGCTATATATCTAGCATTGTCCTTAGGTATTGGAACACTCTACTATGATGTTGGCTCAAGTTCCACTTCCATTCAGGtgaaaacattatttatattttattttgaactgTTGGACTGATCTAATGATAATTGTTCTTAGTTAGTTAATTTGTATATGTACTAAATTTTGCAGGCTAGAAGTTCCATGTTGATGTTTGTGGCCACATTCTTAACATTTATGGCCATTGGTGGATTTCCCTCATTCGTAGAGGATATGAAAGTTTTCGAACGTGAAAGATTAAATGGGCATTACTCAGTTGGAGCTTTTGTGATTGCCAACACGTTATCGTCAACACCATTTTTGTTTCTAGTTTCAGTGATTCCAGCAGTATTAGCGTATTACCTTACAGGACTACGTGAAGGCTTTAATCACTTTGCATATTTCACAATCGTACTTTTTTCATGTATGATGCTAGTTGAGAGCCTAATGATGGTTGTGGCAAGTCTTGTACCCAATTATTTAATGGGAATCATTATAGGCGCTGGGATCCAAGGCATGATGATGTTAGCGGGTGGATTCTTTCGCTTACCTAATGATTTGCCAAAACCATTCTGGAGATACCCAATGTTCTACATTGCATTTCATAGGTATGCATTTCAAGGATTCTACAAGAACGAGTTTAAAGGACAAGTATACACATATAGCGAAGGCGGTGTGAGAGAAATCGTGTATGGAGAGGATGTGTTAAAAGAGAAATGGCAGGTTGAAATGGGTTACTCAAAGTGGGTTGATTTGGTGATCATATTAGGGATGGTGGTGATCTATAGACTTACTTTTTGGCTTATAATCAAGATTGTTGAGAAGGTTAAATCTCGTATGAAGGGTTTGACGTTTCTAGTTCTTGCGAATGAGACCAAGCGAGTGACGGTGAATCCTCTTGTCACACCTTCCCATTAAGTATGTCATCGTATTTGTAACACAAAAAATAGAGTTTCGTGACTTTCTGTGAAAGTAAATAGATTTTGTTTCAAATTGTACTTTTAGGTTGGATATAGTATATCTATGTGTCTCTTCGCAATGGAAACAAtgacatcatacataacatcaTTATATAGAATAGTTAGAGTTTGTGTGATTTGTTTCTTTCTCTGCAACAAACCGAGTTTATTATAAGTTCAGCTAACCCAATAGAGCCTTTAGCAGGAGCAACTAAAGACACATTGAACATGTCGATAGATAAACCAGATGCAATGTGTATTGAATCCTGCCCCTTCCATATCAACCCCATGATGATGAAACTTGCTAAGCCCCTTCACGGTAAGGGCTTCCGCATCTCCTTTGTCAATAGTCAACACCGACTTCAATCATAACCGCTTGCTCCTACAATGAGGTCCTTCCTCAATGATCAACGGATTTTCGTTTCTATTATATTTCTAATAAAGGCCTTCCACCATGATGTTAACAATTGATATAGAAAATAGAggcttattattattacaaacaAGATAATAAGGCATTAGAAAGCCTTCAAGGAGAGAATTCAAACCGAACACTTGTTGGGAATATACAGTAGAACAAACGAAAACAGGATATATAATTCAATCTCCGTAGGCGTGTAACACtatcagattgaatcaatttggtgGTTCACCCTAAATTactcaatcggatacaatcagATATTAGAGAATTTTctgtttgtttttgtgtttgagAATGTGTGTGAAAACGAGAGAGAATTCTATGAGAATTCGTAACAACAAAATAATGAAATCAGGGGCCATTAACAGCCTTTATGGCAATTAAATTCGACTTTGCAAAGTTGGAAAAATTCATATAAGCGTGTACTCCGCACCACCAtacttatatgatgtattattatgactaaAATTACCAATTACCTCAATTACACTAAAGTACCAACAACACTACATTGTGAATGATTGTTATTTTTGTTACAATTATCATAGCCTATATTTATAGAGAGTCTAATTAGCTAAATTAGGAAATAAAATCATGGTTGAGAAATTGCTTGATTCTTCGTATATAGCCCAAGTCGTAATCTTCTATTACGGGAAGTGATGTCAATTCTGATTCCGacaattttttcttctttctaacACATGATGCTAATGCAACCGAGTCACTCAAACTCATTTTCCTAAGCCGAATTGAAATTGGAAACTTTATGTGAACTGATTACTAGGCTTGATGGTGTCAAGGGGCCCAAGATATCGGATGGGTGCATCACCTTTTCACTTAAAAGTTGTTGATAGGTTTGGGTTGTCTGTATAAGACTATTACCTCATTTTTGGTTCACAAACTTTGATAATATATAAGCTTGTTTAGTTGTTCGATCGATGGAAACTAATTCACTTGAAACAAAAAGATTTCTTGTATTTGAAGGAATTAGATTCCATCAACTTATTATATTTAGACCCCACATTCCTTTCCACAATTTGGTCATGCCTCTTCGGCTATCTTTGTCTCATCCCCTCATGCCTAACCCATGCCTTGACCTTGGCAGTTGGGTTGACGCAAGGCATGGGCCATGCATAAACCTATGCTTTGACCATTGTCATCatccttaaaaataattattagtaTCAGGGTAGGTCAATTATTTCATATTCTAAGATCATTAATGACAACACAAAGCATTCTAAAACTCATTATTTCCAAGAGAATGACTACTTAATTTACCTTAGATCTAAAGGTAAATGATGGATAACTATAAACAGTCTTAATCCATGTTGGTGGTattaaaataatgaaagaaaagatCATGGACCAGAGGTTTCTTTTTAGGTTAAGCCTTTTCAACTAATCACTAAGTTAGATTAGCACGATCAATAGAGTTTAATATAGTGACGGATCTCACACTATCTTATGGAGGGAGCAATATGAAGATGTGTCCTTATTAATACATGCATACACTAATAAAGGTTGGAAGTTGTATATACAATTacgaaaaaaattaaagttttatacttataatatatatttttacaattaACTAGTAAGTTAACCAACTAATCAAAGTTTAGTGTAGTTTGATGCACTAATTCCTTGATAGAAACAAGAACTATGACATCCAAGCGAACGTGAGCAAGActtttgaaggaaaaaaaacagCGGGAACAACACTGTGACTAATTTTTCAAGAGAACATTGTTGATTAATCTATCAAAGTTGAGATAGGATGATCCACCAACATCAACGGCTTCTTTGGCTTTCCGTTTCCATTCTAAAGACTTGCTTCTCATTGTCTTCCCTTTCTCTCCATCCATCATCTCCCTCACTTGATTTTCAACCTCCTCCCTCTTGACATCCGTATCGATTTCCATACCAATTTCCCATTCTATACAACAATACCGACAATTCGTCTGTTGTTCGGCAAAAAATGGCCAACAAACCATTGGAATACCACAACTAATACTCTCGATAGTCGAGTTCCATCCACAGTGCGTCAAGAATCCTCCTATTGCCCGGTGCTTCATAACCTTGATTCATAGATCAAACAACAACATTTAATTGTCAAGGTTTTAAATACTATGCACATCATATCCAACAAGATAATGATTTGTTTTTAACATTTCTCTACAAAACCTTATTTTTACCTAAAAAACATGcatgataattattatatgaaTTATTACCTCTTCTTGAGGGCACCAACTAGTGACCATGCCTCTCTCTTTGGTCTCATACACGAACTCTGGCGGCATCATGGCTTCATTGCCTCCAACAATGTCAGGTCTGGTTATCCACAAGAAATCCTTCTTGCTATTTCCGAGCCCCCATCCGAACTCAATCAGTTGTTCTTTTGTCATCACAGTAATACTTCCAAAGTTTACGTAAACAACCGAGCCAGGTTCTTTTGTGTCGAGCCAACTAATGCAACTAACATCTTCCTTCCATAGGTTGGATCCAACGTTTTTAAGTTGTTCGTTGTGAACATATTGTTGCATCATGTGTAATGGGCCTATGGTGAAGATATTTGGATTCAAAGCTAGTAAGGGTTTAACCCTATCTTGTTCCAAGGCGTCGAATGTGTTAAGAATAATCGCCGATCCTCTTGGGATTGCAGCAGTGTCCTTGATAAGAGTGTTGAGCATGATGTCGTTTTCATCTGTGGTTCGAATGAAGCTCGGTATGTCCTTTAACTTTATGTTACTCATCCCAGGAATCCAATCCAAGGTTTTTTCTAAATAACCGTTTGTTATATCACTCAAATCTATAATAAAGTGAAAGTTAAAATTCAAATCCTCACTCACGtaaaatattcaatttaaaataaatgtcataCATTACACCACATATTTCAATGATGTTGGTTCAATGTCACATGACAGATTTAGATCTAGACTAGATCAATCTCATTATTAATAAAGGATCATTTACATGAATGGTCTGAGATATTGTTGGTTTTATATCTAGATTTTAAGAATACGCTGTTTATCCC
Coding sequences within:
- the LOC122593866 gene encoding ABC transporter G family member 1-like, which translates into the protein MVHSAFSLSIAIQNPQEEQIITSPAPSYPKREVEGEAGVSLTWKDLSVTVMDGKHGRSSRSILQGVTGYARPGEILAIMGPSGSGKSTLLDALSGRLDSNVKQSGDILINGFKKRLAYGTSAYVTQDDTLITTLTVRESVYYSAQLQLPNSMSKAEKRERAEMTIREMGLQDSMDTRIGGGWGAKGLSGGQKRRVSICIEIITRPKLLFLDEPTSGLDSAASYYVMSRIARLDHHQGRTIIASIHQPSTEVFGLFHNLCLLSSGKTVYFGPTSCANEFFASNGFPCPTFQNPSDHFLKTINKDFDEDMEGSNRRISTEEVISTLTNSYESSVASEEAKNRVADICKKGDGTVEIKKNHASFSTQCFVLSRRSFINMYRDLGYYWLRLAIYLALSLGIGTLYYDVGSSSTSIQARSSMLMFVATFLTFMAIGGFPSFVEDMKVFERERLNGHYSVGAFVIANTLSSTPFLFLVSVIPAVLAYYLTGLREGFNHFAYFTIVLFSCMMLVESLMMVVASLVPNYLMGIIIGAGIQGMMMLAGGFFRLPNDLPKPFWRYPMFYIAFHRYAFQGFYKNEFKGQVYTYSEGGVREIVYGEDVLKEKWQVEMGYSKWVDLVIILGMVVIYRLTFWLIIKIVEKVKSRMKGLTFLVLANETKRVTVNPLVTPSH
- the LOC122594086 gene encoding UDP-glycosyltransferase 85A8-like, which codes for MGSITNTTNKPHVVCIPYPAQGHINPMMKLAKLLHSKGFHISFVNTHHNHNRLLQSRGTSSLDGLIDFRFYSIPDGLPPSDAEATQSIPAICESVPKHSLEPFCDLITKLNEVMPPVSGIISDGGMSFTLEAAERFGLPEVLFWTTSACGLLAYTHYRDLVQRGYTPLKDLSDITNGYLEKTLDWIPGMSNIKLKDIPSFIRTTDENDIMLNTLIKDTAAIPRGSAIILNTFDALEQDRVKPLLALNPNIFTIGPLHMMQQYVHNEQLKNVGSNLWKEDVSCISWLDTKEPGSVVYVNFGSITVMTKEQLIEFGWGLGNSKKDFLWITRPDIVGGNEAMMPPEFVYETKERGMVTSWCPQEEVMKHRAIGGFLTHCGWNSTIESISCGIPMVCWPFFAEQQTNCRYCCIEWEIGMEIDTDVKREEVENQVREMMDGEKGKTMRSKSLEWKRKAKEAVDVGGSSYLNFDRLINNVLLKN